One segment of Thermococcus sp. AM4 DNA contains the following:
- a CDS encoding NfeD family protein — translation MAGGKGVRLLKLIALMADEIIVAIVLLAVLPALGIEVPIFITGFILGVLIVKDVLVAPYVLGGGLERKPSTGAEALVGRTAVVVEDLLPEGLVKLDGELWRAKCLHGTARRGEKVRVAGVEGTKLIVEP, via the coding sequence ATGGCTGGAGGGAAGGGAGTAAGACTGCTTAAGCTCATCGCACTGATGGCGGACGAGATAATCGTTGCCATAGTTCTGCTCGCGGTTCTGCCCGCCCTTGGGATAGAGGTACCCATCTTTATAACTGGCTTCATTCTGGGAGTTCTCATCGTCAAGGACGTTTTGGTTGCCCCCTACGTTCTCGGGGGAGGCCTCGAAAGGAAGCCATCGACGGGAGCCGAGGCGCTCGTTGGGCGGACAGCAGTCGTTGTCGAAGACCTATTACCGGAGGGCCTTGTGAAGCTCGACGGCGAACTCTGGCGCGCGAAATGCCTTCACGGGACGGCGAGGAGGGGCGAGAAAGTGAGGGTTGCGGGTGTTGAGGGGACTAAACTTATTGTCGAGCCCTGA
- a CDS encoding DUF3800 domain-containing protein yields the protein MVHLYIILDEAGDMGFAKGSSRYFVMGAIVAKVEDVKKIRRIPKKARKKLGKKKKDIPELKASKSNDKIRKFVLDELYKCQSAHVSAVYINKANTYGYIRENSFQKAVHYNYLARVLIVESLKSYLESIGYTSDKALTVEIFLDRYHTTKFRKKNLEEYIRKMIRDAFPYEVNVLVHQKDSQGEPLIQVADFVVNAFYRKLNGKGNLLTKFESSGRVLKFKQIY from the coding sequence ATGGTTCACCTTTACATCATCCTCGACGAAGCGGGCGACATGGGCTTCGCAAAAGGCAGTAGCAGGTACTTCGTTATGGGTGCCATCGTAGCTAAAGTGGAAGACGTTAAGAAAATCCGCAGGATTCCCAAAAAGGCCAGAAAGAAACTCGGCAAGAAGAAAAAGGACATACCTGAACTCAAGGCCTCAAAGAGCAATGACAAAATAAGGAAATTCGTTCTTGATGAGCTTTACAAGTGCCAGAGCGCTCACGTCTCGGCGGTTTACATAAACAAGGCGAACACTTACGGCTACATCAGGGAAAACAGTTTCCAGAAGGCAGTTCACTACAACTATCTTGCGAGGGTTCTGATAGTCGAGTCGCTAAAGAGCTACCTCGAGAGCATCGGTTACACCTCTGACAAGGCCCTAACCGTTGAGATATTCCTTGACAGGTACCACACAACAAAATTCCGGAAGAAGAATCTGGAGGAGTATATCAGAAAGATGATAAGGGACGCATTCCCCTACGAAGTTAACGTGCTCGTGCATCAGAAGGACTCCCAGGGAGAACCGCTGATTCAGGTTGCGGACTTCGTTGTCAACGCGTTTTACAGAAAGCTCAACGGAAAGGGAAACCTCCTCACAAAGTTCGAGAGTTCAGGAAGAGTCCTAAAGTTCAAGCAAATCTACTGA
- a CDS encoding TRM11 family methyltransferase — protein MYGVILGKNPELSRAEFYSFGRRFGLKVKPFEEHPNWLLVEAKPSIERHFRWLGGSLKLVRIVGEGEEAIKNLEYAKLFTVSLYGRDDWRLWRKLGSAVKREFKRAGPAKFFKPAKVYSMPAELILKGFPEVKDIVFLFRDDGSFLVGETVKVTNPFELKKLDVERPVQRPILSIPPRLARIMVNLTEIRKGLFLDPFCGIGTVLQEFVLQGLPAYGSDRDPERVREARRNIEWLRKEFRLRNSARIEVCDARKLKRCFRERFDAIVTEPYLGKPLKRNPGRGEAIKLANELDRLYFSVFESFSDVLKRNGRIVFVFPAYRLRDGSIYRKERRWLGKLGFEVLGRYLDYEERHRLVRDIYVIRKRS, from the coding sequence ATGTACGGGGTAATTCTTGGCAAGAATCCAGAGCTGAGCAGGGCGGAATTTTACAGTTTCGGCAGGAGATTCGGTCTAAAGGTTAAACCATTTGAGGAACACCCTAACTGGTTGCTCGTCGAGGCGAAGCCCTCGATAGAGAGGCACTTCCGCTGGCTCGGCGGGTCGCTCAAGCTCGTGAGAATCGTCGGCGAGGGAGAGGAAGCGATAAAGAACCTCGAATACGCTAAGCTCTTCACGGTCAGCCTCTACGGAAGGGACGACTGGAGGCTCTGGCGGAAGCTGGGGAGCGCCGTAAAGAGGGAGTTCAAGAGGGCAGGCCCGGCCAAGTTCTTCAAGCCGGCAAAGGTCTACTCCATGCCGGCAGAGCTGATTCTGAAGGGTTTTCCCGAGGTCAAGGACATCGTCTTCCTGTTCAGGGACGACGGGAGCTTCCTCGTGGGCGAGACGGTCAAGGTTACCAACCCCTTCGAGCTGAAGAAGCTCGACGTGGAAAGGCCAGTTCAGAGGCCAATCCTCTCGATTCCGCCGAGGCTCGCTCGAATAATGGTGAACCTCACGGAGATAAGGAAGGGCCTCTTCCTCGACCCCTTCTGCGGTATCGGAACGGTCCTTCAGGAGTTCGTCCTGCAGGGGTTGCCCGCTTACGGGAGCGACCGCGACCCCGAGAGGGTCAGGGAAGCGAGGCGGAACATCGAGTGGCTCAGAAAAGAGTTCAGGCTCAGGAACTCGGCGAGGATAGAGGTCTGCGACGCGAGGAAGCTGAAGCGCTGTTTCCGCGAGCGCTTTGACGCGATAGTTACCGAGCCCTACCTCGGGAAGCCCCTGAAGAGGAACCCTGGCAGGGGTGAGGCAATAAAGCTGGCCAACGAGCTGGACAGGCTGTACTTTTCGGTCTTCGAGAGCTTTAGCGATGTGCTCAAGAGGAACGGAAGGATAGTCTTCGTCTTCCCCGCCTACAGGCTGAGGGACGGGAGCATCTACCGGAAGGAGAGGAGGTGGCTCGGGAAGCTGGGCTTCGAGGTTCTGGGGAGATACCTCGACTACGAGGAGAGGCACAGGCTCGTCAGGGACATTTACGTGATAAGGAAGAGGAGCTAA
- a CDS encoding CoA-binding protein — translation MVRVMPVDRLTDDDVREILAKYRKIALVGASPKPERDANEVMRYLIEKGYEVYPVNPRYSEVLGRKCYPSVLDISDEVEIVDLFVRPEFAKDYVEQAIKKGAKVVWFQFGTYDREAFRRAKEAGLIAVAHRCIKQEHARLIG, via the coding sequence ATGGTTAGGGTAATGCCCGTTGACAGGCTGACCGACGATGACGTGAGGGAGATTCTGGCGAAGTACCGGAAGATAGCCCTCGTTGGAGCTTCTCCGAAGCCCGAGCGCGACGCGAACGAGGTCATGCGCTACCTCATCGAGAAGGGCTACGAGGTCTATCCCGTCAACCCCCGCTACTCCGAGGTTCTCGGGCGGAAGTGCTACCCGAGCGTCCTCGACATTTCCGACGAGGTCGAGATAGTTGACCTCTTTGTAAGGCCGGAGTTCGCGAAGGACTACGTCGAGCAGGCGATAAAGAAGGGCGCGAAAGTTGTCTGGTTCCAGTTCGGGACCTACGATAGAGAGGCCTTCAGAAGGGCAAAGGAGGCGGGCCTTATCGCTGTCGCCCACCGCTGTATCAAGCAGGAGCACGCGAGGCTCATCGGTTAG